In one window of Deltaproteobacteria bacterium DNA:
- a CDS encoding DUF4172 domain-containing protein, with product MNNYIYDLPDWPRFRWNQDAISPRLAAVRHKQDRLIGRMQALGFPLRKEAELRTLTLEVLKSSEIEGEILD from the coding sequence ATGAACAATTACATCTATGATCTGCCGGACTGGCCTCGATTCCGCTGGAACCAGGACGCGATTTCTCCTCGGCTTGCCGCCGTCCGCCACAAACAGGATCGGCTGATCGGACGCATGCAGGCTCTTGGATTTCCTCTCCGGAAAGAAGCCGAGTTGCGCACGCTCACGCTTGAAGTCCTCAAATCCAGCGAAATCGAAGGCGAGATCCTGGACA